In Oryza sativa Japonica Group chromosome 3, ASM3414082v1, one DNA window encodes the following:
- the LOC4331699 gene encoding type I inositol polyphosphate 5-phosphatase 4 isoform X2 codes for MRDGSNTTKKSKLSWSKSLVRKWFNIRSKAHDFHADDVAAIGRRGGDDEWRGSSFTRREPSTVKKSKTERSSRRSHERSRRGKIDLDAAEATVTLDYKIFVATWNVGGRSPPNTMSLEDWLHAAPPADIYVLGFQEIVPLNAGNVLGTEDNGPARRWVSLVRRTLNNLPGTSGNGSFRTPSPAPDPVVEMDDDFEGLSSRQNNASFFHRRSFQAGLSRSLRMEGDILAPQPRLERRYSVCDRAIYGRRPSDYEATCRWGGSSDDENNTGESPSTVYSPMSYGYGNPSSLEESHRPAGHTRYCLVASKQMVGLFLMIWARKDIRDDIRNLKVSCVGRGLMGYLGNKGSISISMSLHQTSFCFVCSHLTSGQKDGDEMRRNSDVLEILRKTRFPMVYGQYERSPETILEHERIIWLGDLNYRIALSYRSVKALVEMRNWKALLEKDQLRIEQRGGRVFVGWNEGKIYFPPTYKYSNNSDKYAGDDMNQKEKKRTPAWCDRILWYGRGLSQLSYVRGESRFSDHRPVYSVFSAEVESINHSRIQKMSCSSSQLDIEELLPYSYGYTDINPYGYTDLNFY; via the exons ATGAGAGATGGCAGCAACACTACCAAGAAGAGCAAG CTGTCATGGTCCAAGAGCTTAGTGAGGAAGTGGTTCAACATCAGGAGCAAAGCCCATGATTTCCATGCTGATGATGTAGCTGCAATTGGGAGGAGAG GAGGTGATGATGAATGGAGGGGAAGCAGCTTCACCCGGAGGGAACCAAGCACAGTCAAGAAGAGCAAAACAG AGAGGTCGTCGAGGAGGAGCCATGAGCGGTCGAGGCGCGGCAAGATCGACCTCGACGCCGCTGAGGCCACCGTAACATTAGACTATAA GATCTTTGTTGCCACATGGAATGTAGGTGGCCGATCACCCCCAAACACCATGAGCCTCGAGGACTGGCTCCATGCTGCACCTCCTGCTGACATCTACGTCCTTGG GTTTCAAGAGATCGTCCCATTGAATGCTGGGAACGTTCTTGGGACAGAGGACAATGGCCCGGCAAGGAGGTGGGTGTCACTGGTCAGAAGAACTCTGAACAACTTGCCGGGTACTAGTGGCAATGGTAGCTTTCGGACGCCATCTCCGGCGCCTGATCCTGTGGTGGAGATGGATGATGACTTTGAGGGATTGTCATCGAGGCAGAACAATGCGTCCTTCTTCCACCGCCGGTCATTCCAGGCCGGACTTAGCCGGAGCTTGAGGATGGAGGGTGACATTCTTGCACCCCAGCCTAGGCTGGAACGGCGGTACAGCGTCTGCGATCGAGCTATCTATGGCCGTCGGCCTAGCGACTACGAGGCCACCTGCCGGTGGGGTGGCTCATCGGACGATGAGAACAACACTGGTGAATCGCCAAGTACAGTTTATTCACCAATGTCGTATGGATACGGTAATCCGTCATCTCTGGAAGAAAGCCATAGACCGGCTGGTCATACTAG ATATTGCCTAGTTGCAAGCAAGCAAATGGTAGGATTGTTTCTGATGATTTGGGCCCGGAAAGACATAAGGGATGACATTAGAAATCTGAAGGTTTCTTGTGTTGGGAGAGGATTGATGGGCTACCTTGGAAATAAG GGTTCGATTTCGATTAGCATGTCATTGCACCAAACAAGCTTCTGCTTCGTCTGCAGCCACCTGACATCAGGACAGAAGGATGGTGATGAGATGAGGAGGAATTCAGATGTATTGGAAATCCTTAGAAAGACCAGGTTTCCAATGGTTTATGGACAGTATGAGCGTTCACCAGAAACTATCTTAGAGCATGA ACGAATCATCTGGCTTGGGGACCTAAATTACAGAATCGCGCTTTCCTACCGATCGGTGAAGGCCCTCGTGGAGATGCGCAATTGGAAAGCATTGCTGGAGAAAGATCAG TTAAGGATTGAGCAAAGAGGTGGGCGAGTATTCGTTGGGTGGAACGAGGGGAAAATATACTTCCCGCCAACATACAAATACTCGAATAATTCCGACAAGTACGCTGGGGATGACATGAACCAGAAGGAAAAGAAGAGAACGCCTGCATG GTGTGATCGTATTTTATGGTATGGAAGGGGCCTTAGTCAACTGTCATATGTTCGAGGTGAATCTCGCTTTTCAGATCATAGACCGGTCTACAGTGTCTTCAGTGCAGAAGTAGAATCAATCAATCATAGTAGAATCCAGAAGATGAGTTGTTCAAGTTCACAACTGGACATTGAGGAATTGCTGCCCTACTCATATGGATATACTGATATTAATCCATATGGATACACTGACCTGAATTTCTACTGA
- the LOC4331699 gene encoding type IV inositol polyphosphate 5-phosphatase 7 isoform X3 translates to MSLEDWLHAAPPADIYVLGFQEIVPLNAGNVLGTEDNGPARRWVSLVRRTLNNLPGTSGNGSFRTPSPAPDPVVEMDDDFEGLSSRQNNASFFHRRSFQAGLSRSLRMEGDILAPQPRLERRYSVCDRAIYGRRPSDYEATCRWGGSSDDENNTGESPSTVYSPMSYGYGNPSSLEESHRPAGHTRYCLVASKQMVGLFLMIWARKDIRDDIRNLKVSCVGRGLMGYLGNKGSISISMSLHQTSFCFVCSHLTSGQKDGDEMRRNSDVLEILRKTRFPMVYGQYERSPETILEHERIIWLGDLNYRIALSYRSVKALVEMRNWKALLEKDQLRIEQRGGRVFVGWNEGKIYFPPTYKYSNNSDKYAGDDMNQKEKKRTPAWCDRILWYGRGLSQLSYVRGESRFSDHRPVYSVFSAEVESINHSRIQKMSCSSSQLDIEELLPYSYGYTDINPYGYTDLNFY, encoded by the exons ATGAGCCTCGAGGACTGGCTCCATGCTGCACCTCCTGCTGACATCTACGTCCTTGG GTTTCAAGAGATCGTCCCATTGAATGCTGGGAACGTTCTTGGGACAGAGGACAATGGCCCGGCAAGGAGGTGGGTGTCACTGGTCAGAAGAACTCTGAACAACTTGCCGGGTACTAGTGGCAATGGTAGCTTTCGGACGCCATCTCCGGCGCCTGATCCTGTGGTGGAGATGGATGATGACTTTGAGGGATTGTCATCGAGGCAGAACAATGCGTCCTTCTTCCACCGCCGGTCATTCCAGGCCGGACTTAGCCGGAGCTTGAGGATGGAGGGTGACATTCTTGCACCCCAGCCTAGGCTGGAACGGCGGTACAGCGTCTGCGATCGAGCTATCTATGGCCGTCGGCCTAGCGACTACGAGGCCACCTGCCGGTGGGGTGGCTCATCGGACGATGAGAACAACACTGGTGAATCGCCAAGTACAGTTTATTCACCAATGTCGTATGGATACGGTAATCCGTCATCTCTGGAAGAAAGCCATAGACCGGCTGGTCATACTAG ATATTGCCTAGTTGCAAGCAAGCAAATGGTAGGATTGTTTCTGATGATTTGGGCCCGGAAAGACATAAGGGATGACATTAGAAATCTGAAGGTTTCTTGTGTTGGGAGAGGATTGATGGGCTACCTTGGAAATAAG GGTTCGATTTCGATTAGCATGTCATTGCACCAAACAAGCTTCTGCTTCGTCTGCAGCCACCTGACATCAGGACAGAAGGATGGTGATGAGATGAGGAGGAATTCAGATGTATTGGAAATCCTTAGAAAGACCAGGTTTCCAATGGTTTATGGACAGTATGAGCGTTCACCAGAAACTATCTTAGAGCATGA ACGAATCATCTGGCTTGGGGACCTAAATTACAGAATCGCGCTTTCCTACCGATCGGTGAAGGCCCTCGTGGAGATGCGCAATTGGAAAGCATTGCTGGAGAAAGATCAG TTAAGGATTGAGCAAAGAGGTGGGCGAGTATTCGTTGGGTGGAACGAGGGGAAAATATACTTCCCGCCAACATACAAATACTCGAATAATTCCGACAAGTACGCTGGGGATGACATGAACCAGAAGGAAAAGAAGAGAACGCCTGCATG GTGTGATCGTATTTTATGGTATGGAAGGGGCCTTAGTCAACTGTCATATGTTCGAGGTGAATCTCGCTTTTCAGATCATAGACCGGTCTACAGTGTCTTCAGTGCAGAAGTAGAATCAATCAATCATAGTAGAATCCAGAAGATGAGTTGTTCAAGTTCACAACTGGACATTGAGGAATTGCTGCCCTACTCATATGGATATACTGATATTAATCCATATGGATACACTGACCTGAATTTCTACTGA
- the LOC4331698 gene encoding probable RNA helicase SDE3 translates to MGTYVRNYSDDEFSVAGEKPDVEFMDYQNDGSIQDYSLEDAPVVVTVPFPFIDGKPKSVLVGETSADTISIENTSSEPVNLWSVRIFSSNPEDSYVLSMMKPPLNDTDEEAKRNFLGLTSVEDRTLQPGQTLTIWLSCTPKDIGLHTSIVHVDIGDEKIERVAFLLADDNVSQALFSDKPYSRKHTQKKKFECSSFVPGCRPTRQHSQGFKFKLPQFAIPADIRELIQSKQRPDVLSEELNMTNYAKFFSTLLVMEEINLEEEMRSYDMERILMRRRGLEFLSLEVPGLAEKRPSLVHGDFIFVRHAGSDARPYQGFIHKVEADEIFLKFDNQFHLAHRDRNQYDVSFTYNRLNMRRLYKAIHEAELLGPDILFPCRSSSGSVKKGPFKPLNPHINTEQADAVATILGCRGVAPYVIYGPPGTGKTMTLVESILQLYTAKRRANVLICAASNSAADHVLAKLLQASYLIRPSDIFRLNAASRQYEDVDPDFIRFCFFQDMVFKCPPLQALLRYKIVISTYMSSSMLQSEGIRRGHFTHIFLDEAGQASEPEAMVPLSGLCGRDTVVVLAGDPMQLGPVVYCKQAEKDGLGKSYLQRLLFEYEQYSTGDPNYVTKLVRNYRCHPAILELPSELFYGGELIACKEDEVSSIYDSIDLPNKSFPVLFVGIQGCDEREGNNPSWFNRIEASKVVNIIRNLTRGGDVREADIGVITPYRQQVVKIKKALETFEMPDLKVGSVEQFQGQEREIIIISTVRSTVKHNEFDKFFNLGFLSNHRRFNVAITRAKSLLIIIGNPHIITKDRHWDRLLRYCADNGSYQGCPLPPPEETQVSGFRDSQDEPARWGYNQQQESSANYSYKQDPHDSGSEHVNGLPSTENEVEWSEKTLNEEHQPCSSAAEADSPEFMLKQKAEEEEHVEQDGVQPEQCPAKDNKLQDAYAAKYSFPPEWCDVSNIPATGWDD, encoded by the exons ATGGGCACTTATGTTAGGAACTATTCAGATGATGAATTCTCTGTGGCTGGCGAGAAGCCAGATGTAGAGTTCATGGACTATCAGAATGATGGCTCTATTCAAGATTATTCACTCGAAGATGCCCCTGTGGTTGTCACGGTTCCTTTCCCTTTCATCGACGGCAAACCAAAATCTGTCCTTGTTGGAGAAACATCTGCCGACACCATTAGCATAGAAAATACCTCTTCTGAACCCGTGAATTTGTGGAGTGTGAGAATATTTTCTTCCAATCCAGAAGACAGTTATGTGCTTTCTATGATGAAACCACCACTGAATGATACTGATGAGGAAGCAAAGAGGAATTTTCTTGGTTTGACTTCTGTGGAAGATCGTACACTCCAGCCTGGACAAACCCTTACAATTTGGCTCTCCTGTACGCCAAAAGACATTGGTTTGCATACATCAATCGTCCATGTTGATATCGGTGATGAGAAAATCGAGCGTGTGGCTTTTCTATTGGCCGATGATAATGTTTCCCAGGCTTTATTTTCTGACAAACCCTATTCCAGGAAACACACTCAGAAGAAGAAGTTTGAGTGCAGTTCATTTGTGCCAGGTTGTCGACCAACTCGGCAGCATAGTCAAGGATTCAAGTTCAAGCTCCCTCAGTTTGCAATACCTGCAGACATCCGCGAACTCATTCAAAGTAAACAGAGACCTGATGTCCTATCTGAAGAGCTGAACATGACAAACTATGCAAAATTCTTTAGCACTCTTTTAGTCATGGAAGAGATAAATTTGGAG GAGGAGATGAGATCATATGACATGGAGCGTATCTTAATGAGGAGGAGGGGTCTCGAATTTTTGTCACTTGAGGTCCCTGGCTTGGCTGAGAAAAGGCCTTCACTAGTCCATGGAGATTTTATATTTGTCAGACATGCTGGAAGTGATGCTCGGCCTTATCAG GGTTTCATTCACAAGGTTGAAGCGGATGAgatatttttgaaatttgataATCAGTTCCACCTTGCTCACCGTGACAGGAATCAGTACGATGTTAGTTTCACATATAATAGACTGAACATGAGAAGGCTTTACAAGGCTATCCATGAAGCAGAACTTTTGGGACCTGACATTCTATTTCCCTGTCGATCATCCTCCGGAAGTGTGAAGAAGGGGCCGTTTAAACCTCTAAATCCACATATAAACACTGAGCAAGCTGATGCAGTTGCAACAATACTTGGCTGCCGAGGGGTTGCGCCATACGTGATATACGGACCTCCAGGAACTGGGAAGACCATGACCCTTGTGGAGTCTATTTTGCAGCTTTATACAGCCAAGAGGAGGGCAAATGTCCTCATATGTGCTGCTTCTAATAGTGCTGCTGACCATGTATTGGCAAAGCTTCTTCAGGCTAGCTATCTGATTCGACCAAGTGACATATTTAGGCTAAATGCTGCCAGCCGTCAATATGAGGATGTCGATCCTGATTTTATTCGATTTTGCTTCTTTCAAGATATGGTGTTCAAGTGTCCTCCATTGCAAGCACTATTGCGGTACAAGATAGTTATATCAACCTACATGAGTTCATCGATGCTGCAGTCTGAAGGCATTCGTCGGGGGCATTTCACACACATTTTTTTGGATGAGGCTGGTCAAGCCTCTGAACCAGAGGCTATGGTTCCTTTGTCGGGTTTGTGTGGAAGAGACACTGTGGTTGTGTTAGCAGGTGATCCCATGCAATTAGGGCCAGTGGTTTATTGTAAACAAGCAGAGAAGGATGGTTTGGGGAAATCGTATCTGCAAAGGCTGCTCTTTGAATACGAGCAGTACAGCACAGGGGATCCTAACTATGTGACAAAGCTAGTGAGGAATTATCGATGCCATCCAGCAATCCTGGAATTACCATCAGAACTTTTCTATGGGGGAGAATTAATTGCCTGTAAAGAAGATGAAGTGTCGTCTATTTATGACAGCATTGATCTTCCTAACAAGTCGTTCCCTGTTCTTTTTGTTGGCATTCAGGGATGtgatgagagagaaggaaataATCCTTCATGGTTTAATAGGATTGAAGCTAGTAAAGTAGTAAATATCATTAGGAATCTGACAAGGGGTGGTGATGTTCGTGAAGCTGACATAGGAGTCATTACTCCATATCGACAACAAGTTGTCAAGATAAAGAAGGCACTTGAGACATTTGAAATGCCTGACTTGAAAGTGGGAAGTGTCGAACAATTCCAGGGTCAGGAAAGGGAAATAATAATCATCTCCACAGTCAGGTCTACAGTAAAGCATAATGAGTTTGACAAATTCTTCAACCTGGGATTCTTAAGCAATCACAGAAGGTTCAATGTTGCAATCACTCGTGCCAAATCTTTGCTAATTATCATAGGAAACCCTCACATTATCACTAAG GATCGGCATTGGGATAGGCTCCTGAGGTATTGTGCAGACAATGGTTCTTACCAAGGATGCCCACTTCCACCACCAGAAGAGACCCAAGTCTCTGGATTTCGTGACAGCCAAGACGAACCTGCTAGGTGGGGTTACAACCAACAACAAGAGTCATCTGCTAACTACAGCTACAAGCAAGACCCACACGACTCTGGTTCCGAACATGTAAATGGTTTGCCCTCCACTGAAAATGAAGTGGAATGGTCTGAGAAGACGCTGAATGAGGAGCACCAGCCATGTAGCAGTGCTGCTGAAGCAGACTCTCCTGAGTTCATGCTGAAGCAGAAGGCTGAGGAAGAGGAACATGTTGAGCAAGATGGCGTACAGCCTGAGCAATGTCCAGCCAAGGACAACAAACTCCAAGATGCGTATGCAGCGAAGTACTCCTTTCCTCCTGAATGGTGTGATGTTTCAAATATCCCTGCAACAGGATGGGATGATTGA
- the LOC4331699 gene encoding type I inositol polyphosphate 5-phosphatase 4 isoform X1 produces the protein MRDGSNTTKKSKLSWSKSLVRKWFNIRSKAHDFHADDVAAIGRRGGDDEWRGSSFTRREPSTVKKSKTERSSRRSHERSRRGKIDLDAAEATVTLDYNRIFVATWNVGGRSPPNTMSLEDWLHAAPPADIYVLGFQEIVPLNAGNVLGTEDNGPARRWVSLVRRTLNNLPGTSGNGSFRTPSPAPDPVVEMDDDFEGLSSRQNNASFFHRRSFQAGLSRSLRMEGDILAPQPRLERRYSVCDRAIYGRRPSDYEATCRWGGSSDDENNTGESPSTVYSPMSYGYGNPSSLEESHRPAGHTRYCLVASKQMVGLFLMIWARKDIRDDIRNLKVSCVGRGLMGYLGNKGSISISMSLHQTSFCFVCSHLTSGQKDGDEMRRNSDVLEILRKTRFPMVYGQYERSPETILEHERIIWLGDLNYRIALSYRSVKALVEMRNWKALLEKDQLRIEQRGGRVFVGWNEGKIYFPPTYKYSNNSDKYAGDDMNQKEKKRTPAWCDRILWYGRGLSQLSYVRGESRFSDHRPVYSVFSAEVESINHSRIQKMSCSSSQLDIEELLPYSYGYTDINPYGYTDLNFY, from the exons ATGAGAGATGGCAGCAACACTACCAAGAAGAGCAAG CTGTCATGGTCCAAGAGCTTAGTGAGGAAGTGGTTCAACATCAGGAGCAAAGCCCATGATTTCCATGCTGATGATGTAGCTGCAATTGGGAGGAGAG GAGGTGATGATGAATGGAGGGGAAGCAGCTTCACCCGGAGGGAACCAAGCACAGTCAAGAAGAGCAAAACAG AGAGGTCGTCGAGGAGGAGCCATGAGCGGTCGAGGCGCGGCAAGATCGACCTCGACGCCGCTGAGGCCACCGTAACATTAGACTATAA TAGGATCTTTGTTGCCACATGGAATGTAGGTGGCCGATCACCCCCAAACACCATGAGCCTCGAGGACTGGCTCCATGCTGCACCTCCTGCTGACATCTACGTCCTTGG GTTTCAAGAGATCGTCCCATTGAATGCTGGGAACGTTCTTGGGACAGAGGACAATGGCCCGGCAAGGAGGTGGGTGTCACTGGTCAGAAGAACTCTGAACAACTTGCCGGGTACTAGTGGCAATGGTAGCTTTCGGACGCCATCTCCGGCGCCTGATCCTGTGGTGGAGATGGATGATGACTTTGAGGGATTGTCATCGAGGCAGAACAATGCGTCCTTCTTCCACCGCCGGTCATTCCAGGCCGGACTTAGCCGGAGCTTGAGGATGGAGGGTGACATTCTTGCACCCCAGCCTAGGCTGGAACGGCGGTACAGCGTCTGCGATCGAGCTATCTATGGCCGTCGGCCTAGCGACTACGAGGCCACCTGCCGGTGGGGTGGCTCATCGGACGATGAGAACAACACTGGTGAATCGCCAAGTACAGTTTATTCACCAATGTCGTATGGATACGGTAATCCGTCATCTCTGGAAGAAAGCCATAGACCGGCTGGTCATACTAG ATATTGCCTAGTTGCAAGCAAGCAAATGGTAGGATTGTTTCTGATGATTTGGGCCCGGAAAGACATAAGGGATGACATTAGAAATCTGAAGGTTTCTTGTGTTGGGAGAGGATTGATGGGCTACCTTGGAAATAAG GGTTCGATTTCGATTAGCATGTCATTGCACCAAACAAGCTTCTGCTTCGTCTGCAGCCACCTGACATCAGGACAGAAGGATGGTGATGAGATGAGGAGGAATTCAGATGTATTGGAAATCCTTAGAAAGACCAGGTTTCCAATGGTTTATGGACAGTATGAGCGTTCACCAGAAACTATCTTAGAGCATGA ACGAATCATCTGGCTTGGGGACCTAAATTACAGAATCGCGCTTTCCTACCGATCGGTGAAGGCCCTCGTGGAGATGCGCAATTGGAAAGCATTGCTGGAGAAAGATCAG TTAAGGATTGAGCAAAGAGGTGGGCGAGTATTCGTTGGGTGGAACGAGGGGAAAATATACTTCCCGCCAACATACAAATACTCGAATAATTCCGACAAGTACGCTGGGGATGACATGAACCAGAAGGAAAAGAAGAGAACGCCTGCATG GTGTGATCGTATTTTATGGTATGGAAGGGGCCTTAGTCAACTGTCATATGTTCGAGGTGAATCTCGCTTTTCAGATCATAGACCGGTCTACAGTGTCTTCAGTGCAGAAGTAGAATCAATCAATCATAGTAGAATCCAGAAGATGAGTTGTTCAAGTTCACAACTGGACATTGAGGAATTGCTGCCCTACTCATATGGATATACTGATATTAATCCATATGGATACACTGACCTGAATTTCTACTGA